A section of the Malania oleifera isolate guangnan ecotype guangnan chromosome 2, ASM2987363v1, whole genome shotgun sequence genome encodes:
- the LOC131149287 gene encoding protein SOSEKI 3 isoform X8: MQGRMKKYRQASPERTKVWTEKSSKCQQGRKVPVVYYLCRNRQLEHPHFIEVPLSSPEGLYLRDVIDRLNVLRGRGMASLYSWSCKRSYKSGFVWHDLCEEDLILPANGNEYVLKGSELFEESKSGKGRFSPVRNMKMQHLRQLPEPVSFRSQDDSSSSSSMNGKEGKHHQEGEVSPPLQHPGSCGASPESRVVKNSSWAGPLSLTEYKVCKKDGAADASTQTEENVSRPKSRETCTRGVSTDDGSLEPECNDSQNQLPCAKENSEICRDLVSPPPSSSSASSGGRTETLESLIRADGSKVNSFRIPEEEEIQMPPKPKATNVLMQLISCGSISVKDHSFGLIPSYRPRLSHSKFSSPLFSTSIVLGDPDCLSENPRLMGLKLEDKEYFSGSLIETKTLEEGGDGFNALKRSSSYNADRPKDI; the protein is encoded by the exons ATGCAGGGGAGGATGAAGAAGTACCGGCAAGCGAGCCCCGAGAGGACCAAAGTTTGGACGGAGAAGTCGTCCAAGTGTCAGCAGGGTCGAAAAGTTCCCGTTGTGTACTATCTCTGTAGGAATCGCCAGCTTGAACATCCCCATTTCATCGAAGTTCCTCTTTCGTCACCGGAAGGTCTCTACTTGAGAG ATGTGATTGATAGGCTTAATGTGCTGAGAGGCAGGGGCATGGCTTCCTTGTATTCATGGTCTTGTAAAAG AAGCTACAAGAGTGGATTTGTGTGGCATGATCTTTGTGAAGAGGACCTAATTCTTCCTGCTAATGGAAATGAGTATGTTCTCAAGGgttccgagctctttgaagaatcTAAATCAGGTAAAG GCCGTTTCAGTCCAgtcagaaatatgaaaatgcaGCATTTGAGACAATTGCCAGAACCTGTATCCTTTAGAAGCCAGGATGATTCCTCTTCGTCTTCAAGCATGAATGGAAAAGAGGGAAAGCATCATCAGGAAGGTGAGGTATCGCCACCGCTCCAGCATCCTGGTTCCTGCGGTGCATCTCCAGAGTCTAGAGTTGTAAAGAACTCCAGTTGGGCTGGGCCCTTAAGCTTGACAGAGTACAAGGTTTGTAAGAAGGATGGAGCAGCTGATGCGTCAACACAGACCGAGGAAAATGTAAGCAGGCCTAAATCTCGAGAAACTTGTACAAGGGGTGTTTCAACAGATGATGGGTCATTAGAACCCGAATGCAATGACAGCCAAAACCAACTTCCATGTGCAAAAGAGAACTCTGAGATTTGCAGGGATCTGGTTTCTCCTCCTCCCTCTTCTTCCAGCGCATCTTCAGGTGGGCGGACTGAAACTCTAGAATCTCTGATCAGAGCAGATGGCAGTAAGGTCAACAGCTTTAGGATACCTGAAGAGGAAGAAATACAAATGCCTCCAAAGCCAAAGGCTACGAATGTGCTGATGCAATTGATCTCTTGTGGGTCAATTTCTGTGAAAGACCACAGCTTTGGTCTCATTCCCTCCTACAGGCCGAGGCTTTCTCACTCAAAATTTTCTTCCCCATTGTTCTCTACTTCCATAGTGTTGGGAGATCCTGATTGTCTCTCAGAGAATCCAAGACTGATGGGCTTGAAACTGGAAGATAAGGAGTACTTCAGTGGGAGCTTGATTGAGACCAAAACACTCGAGGAAGGAGGTGATGGTTTTAATGCTCTTAAACGATCTTCTTCCTACAATGCTGACAG GCCAAAGGACATATAA